The genomic region AAAATTCGATTATTTTCTCCAGACTTTTCTGGGCTAGGTCCACATTCCAGGTGTAGTCACTGGGGGCCACACCCATCTCCAGGTTTTCAGGGATGAAAGCAGCGTCCATGGCCAGTAAAACTGGACCCTCCAAGCCATTCACCAGGAAAGAACTATGTCCAGGGGTGTGTCCCGGCGTATGGATGGCCCATAGCGACCCATCACCCAACAGATCCACACTGGCACCTAGCAGGGGCATTACCGGTGCCTGGGAGTAATCGATTTCCACTAACTCTTCCATCCCCTCTAAGAAGTCACCGTGTATCTGGGGCTGGTATTCCTGGTATTCCCCTTTTCCCGTTATATATGGAATGTTTTTAGACAGTTCCCTGACTCCTGCTGCATGATCACTGTGCAGATGACTTAAAAAAACCATTTGAGGATTGATATTATTGATTTTCAGGTGATAGGCTATATTTTCATGCCTATCCTGCTGGTATTCATCAACTTCAGTCCCCTCTAATCCCCCACGGGAATCAGCGAAGTAAGAGGAATCCAATCCCACATCCAGAAGAAAATCACCCTTTTCCGGGTGGTGGACCCAATGGGCCAGGATGGGCACTTCCAGTTCTTCACTGGTAACATCACCAGACAGGGGGTGATGGGGATTAATGGTTCCCTTCCGGTTAATTAGCACTGTCCCGGTTTTGAGGCTCTCTACTTCAACTGGACAGGGACTCTGGAAAACATCATCCCAGGTCTTTTTATCGGATTTTTTATAAAGGAATGGTTGGATTTTCATGGTTTAAATCCTACATTATCTTCATAATCCATTTCATAACCTACTAATTTCCCCATATAACTTCATTATACCCACTAATTTCATTTATTCTATTATTTTCCCTTGGCCGTGTCTATGCCTTCAAAACATTTATCCACAAATTCCTTTTCTGGAGGTTTGGTGAGTAAACTGACCACTATGGTGGCAATGATAGCCACTGGTAGGGCAATCACCATGGGATCCACGGTGGGCCAGGGAACCGAGGTTATGATAGTGGAATGTCCCATAAGTGCTTTGGAAATACCCAGGGGCTCAGCAGTTTTCTTGTAACCGAATATAATCCAGAATAAACTGACTAGTGTTCCGGACAGTAATCCAGCAATTGCTCCTTCTTTGGTGGCCCTTTTCCAGTAGACGGCAGCCACGTATATTGCCAGGAATGCAGCAGCCGTGATTCCAAACCACATGGATGTTCCCACCGCCACTACACTGGCCGGTAAGACGAATCCCATAATCACCGCAATAATCACCGCAATAACGATCCCGATCCGGGCTACCCTTACCGAGGATATTCCGGTTTTATTGACAATGGTTTCATAGATATCCCTTCCAAAGGCGGTTCCCTGCACATGGAAATTGGCCGAGAGGGTGGACATGGCTGCGGATAACAGGGCGACCATAAAGAGGTAGGCGAACCATAAGGGCATGGCCGCGGCGATGAATGTGGGTATGACCTTATCCAGGTTTCCCCCTGCAGCCTGAACTGCAGTTTGGCCGGTTGTCTGGAAGAAATAGACATTGGAGAGTGAACCCACCACATAGGCCCCGAAAGTCATGACGAATATGAAAACCCCACCAATCAGGACTGCCCGGTTTAATTCACGGTTTGATTTAACGGTCATGAAACGGACCACAAGCTGGGGCTGGGATAGTACCCCAATACCCACACCCATAATCAGACTGGATACCAGTGTCCACCAGAAAGTGCTCCCCAAAGCAGGCATGGACGTCCACCCCGTGAATCCAGTGGCAGTGGCTGCCGCAGTAGTATTGGCCGGTACAATATTCACCAGATTGGTTAAGGCCTGGTTGGCGTCAACTACACCTCCTAACATCCAGTAAATTGCACCCAATAAAAATATCATTCCAAAGAACATTATACTTCCCTGCAGGGCATCAGTATACATGACACCACGTATTCCTCCAAAAATAACATAAATAGCTACAATAGCAGCCATTACCACCAGTGCTATGTTATAATCAAGCTGCAGTGTTGTTTCCACAAACCGGGCCATACCCACCAGAACTACCGAAGCATAGATGGGCATTCCAATGAAGATAACTGCCCCTGAGAAGTACTGAATAAATCGACTGTTAAAACGTCGGGATAAAAATTCAGGAAAGGTTAAGGCACTTAAATTGTGTCCCATTCTTCGCGTTCGTTTACCAAAGAATACGAAGGCTATGAATATCCCCACCAGGATGTTTAGAAAGACCAGCCATAGGATGCCCATCCCATAATTGGCAGCAACCCCTCCAAATCCAACAATAGCCGCTGTGCTGATGAAGGTAGCCCCATAACTCAGGGCCATGATGAATGGATGGGTTTCCCTGCCCGCAACCATGTAATCATCGGCACTCTTGGTCCTTCGCCATGCAATATAACCCACATATCCATTTATCAGGAGAAATATCAAAACAACAACAGTCAATACCATTAAGTCCACTTAATCACAACCTATCCTCTTACAACAATTTTATCATTATTATTAATGATTATTCAATTTCTGGCGACCCTATATAAACTTTGACTTGTGGAGGCCAGTTAATATTAATCCAGTTAAATTTATCATATAAATTAAGATTTAAATCCAGAAACCTTCACCCCATCCATCAAAATTTAAATAATGTTAACAATAAACTCCCATTAATACCCTATAGATAGAAGTTAAAATAGATAGGATTAAATCAACTTTAGATTAATGAATTAATAGAATTGGAAAAGGAAAGTGAAATAATTGAGCGAAGATGGGCCGCCTCGATTAAGAAGACCAGAAAATGGTAATGGTAAGAGAGATTCATCCAAATTGGGAAAGGCACGTGCCGATATTAAGGAGAAAGTGAGTTCTCTTAAATTGAAAAAAGGGGAGACCTCCCTTTCCAGTAAAGTTTCCTCCTTTAAACCCAACAAAATCAGCACAGGGAAACATGAAAAGGAGGGTCCCCGTAAGCTGAGAGTTCCCCACACCCAAGCTGATAAAAAATCCAGTTCTAAGGACATTAGAACAAAATTCCTTAAAACCATAGGGCAAAAACCTATTTGGAGCATTATTGGAATTATTATTCTGATTATCCTGGTTGCTGGTACGGCGCTATGGATTACTGGTGATAAAAACCAGACTAATATCAGTAACAACACCACCCAACACGTTGTTAATTCTACAAATCATTATAATAATGGTAATATCTCTTTTGATTATCCTGCAGGTTGGAATGTTACCAATGGCACGTCTTCTTCCCTGATTGTTTCCGTTTCCCAGGATGAAAATAACAGTTTTTCCATCTTCGAGGAAGAATTACTTACCCGGAATTTCACCTACAGAGTAGCTAAATGGCGTTCAAATGTTTTAGAAAAGGGCATAATTTATTATGAAGGTGATTTAACTATTGACAATGTCACTGCTTATGAACTGGAAGCCAACTACAAGCCGGGAGATAAGGTTTTCACCACCCGTGGAATTGCCTTACAAAAGAATAACACTGCTTATTTCATTATCTTTGTCTTTGATAAAGCCCTTCTGGACTATAAATCCGAGATGGACACAGTGATAAACAGTTTTCATGTAAATGCATAACCAATGTTATAGGTTAGGAATATTGCTAAGTGAATATTTATTATTATATCTAAGTGCGAATGAGGGCTTTCGAGAAAGGGATTTAACCAATAATCTAAAATATTTGGCCGGTGGGATTTGAAAAATGATGTGGAATGAAGAAGTTGAATCTAAATCTAGAGAGGAGATGAAAAAACTACAGCTTGAAAGGTTACAGGCTGTTGTAAACTATGCTTACGAGAATGTTCCTTACTATAAAAAACGTTTTGATGAACAGGGTGTTAAGCCCCAGGATATTAAAACCCTGGAAGACATCCAGAAATTACCATTTACCACCAAAGATGATCTCCGTGCAGCCTATCCCTTTGGAATGTTCGCTGTACCTCAAAGGGAGATTGTAGAGGTCCACACCTCCTCCGGGACTACTGGAAAACCTACCGTGTCAGGGTACACTCGTAAGGATCTGGAAACCTGGAGCGAAGTGATGGCCCGTGGTTTAACCATGTTCGGAGTGGATGAAGATGATATAATCCAGAATACCCATGGTTACGGGCTGTTTACCGGTGGTTTCGGTGTGCATTATGGTGCTCAGAACATTGGGGCCACGGTGATTCCCATTTCCACTGGACAGACTCGCCGGCAGATCGAAATAATGAAGGACTTCCAGACCAGTGTTTTGATTGTTACACCATCCTACGGACTCTACTTGGCCGAAGTGGCTGAGGAAGAAGGTGTGACTCCAGATGATCTTAATTTGAAATCCATTGGATTTGGAGCGGAAATGTGGACTGAAGAAATGCGGCAAGAACTCCAAAAACGTTTTAATGCACCAGCGTACAATATATATGGACTTACTGAGATTATGGGTCCGGGAATTGCCCTGGAATGCCCGGTGCAGGATGGATTGCATGTGATGGAAGATCATTTCTACCCGGAGATCATTGATTCTGAAACCCAGGAAGTGCTGGATGATGGTGAAAAGGGAGAACTGGTTTTAACCAATTTAACCCGGGAAGGAATGCCCATCATTCGTTTTAGAACCAAGGATGTTACCAGTTTACAGAGAGAACCCTGTTCCTGTGGACGCACCATGGTTAAGATGGACCGTATCACTGGAAGAACCGATGATATGCTTAAGATTCGTGGAGTGGCGGTGTTCCCCTCCCAAATTGAGAAGGCACTCCTGAAGATGGATGGTATTGAACCCCACTACCAGATAATTGCCACCCGCCCACATCACCTGGATGAACTGGAAGTACGGGTGGAAACATCCCCTAAACTCTTCTCCGACGAGGTTAAAGAGTTAGTTGGAATTAAGAAGAAGATTGAAGGATATATACACAATGAAATCGGTTTAAGGGTTAAGGTTACCCTGGTAGAACCAAAGACACTGCCCCGTAGCGAGGGGAAAGCAGTGCGGGTTATTGATAAACGGGAATTAAATAGTGACTAATGAAATTCATTGTCAGATGAAAAGTACTGTAGTTGGGAATTATCTCAAACACGAAAGTTAATGGGGGAATATGAGTGAAAATAAAACAGTTATCAATATTCTTGGAGAATAAGAAGGGTAGAATGAGGAATGCGCTGGATGTTCTGGCTGATGCTGGCTTCAACATCCGGGCCCTATCCATTGCTGACACCTCAGACTTCGGTATTTTAAGGTTAATTGTACCAGAACCTGATAAAGCTCAAAGTATCCTGGAAGATAACAACTTCGTGGTGAAGATGGGCTATGTCATCGCTGTGGAGATGTCAGACCAGCCAGGGGGGCTCAGCACCATTCTGGGAATATTGGATGACTCGGATATAAACTTGGATTATCTTTACGCCTTTGTGGATGAAAAAGAAGAAAGAGCCATAGTATTACTCCATCCGGAGGATATAGATGCCGGAGTCAAGGCCCTGGAAAAAGGTGGGGCCACAGTGATTCCACCGGAGGAAGTTTACGATTGGTAGTCTAACCGTATCTTCCCTATTTTTTTAATTTTCTGATTATTTAAGCACATTGAATATAAAAATTGAATTTTAAAAAAAAAATTAGAGATTCTGCAAACAGAACTTAAACCCTTCCTCAAAGGCCTCTAAATTTATAGGAATACTCTTTTCTGGCAGGTTATCCTGCATTGATTTTATTATGGTTTCTTTATCCACAGGAAATCCTGGTATGGCTGCAGCAGCACCTAACATGACCATGTTCATGGCCAGGATGTGACCGGCACCCTTGGCAATTCCATCAGCATCCAGGGCAATGACCTTCTTTGCCTGGGATTCCAGTTCATCCAGCATGGTGGATAATTCAGGGTAAGGATGTTCACTTTGCCTGATGTTAAAGGGATAAATAGTAGAGGTGTTCACAACCACATAACTATCCTCATTAATCATATTCATCGCCCGGAGGGCTTCCAATGGTTCGAAGGCCAGTAAAAGGTCAGTTTTTCCTTCTTCAATGAGGGGGCTGTGGGAGTCTCCTATTTTCATCTGGGTGGATACCACTCCTCCTCTCTGGGACATTCCGTGGATTTCACCCACCACTACAGATAAACCACTCTGCATGGCTGCTTCTCCCATGATCACCGAGGTTTTGATGATACCCTGACCACCAACTCCTGAAATGTAAATATTATAGGGATTCATTGTTTGTTCCTCCCTTTCTCTACATCTATTCTTTTGGCTCTTATAGCCTTCTCTGGACAGGTCTGTACACATACATTGCATTTTCTACACATCAGGGGATCAATCCTTATCTTACCATCTTCACTGGTGTAAATGGCCGGGCAGGTAAGCTCCAGGACACAGGTATCACAGTTTGTACATTTATCATCCTGGACATCGATAACGATGTTTTTACCCGTCTCTTTTCTTCCTTTGATTAACATGCAGGGGTACTGGGAGATAACCACCGCCACTCCCTCGTACTGGAGTGCCTTTTTGAATGATTCCCGGGAGTTGCGTACATTGAGGGGGTTAATGGTTTCCACCATTTCCACTCCACAGGCTTTTACCATTGCTGGTATGAATATTTCTGGTGCTTCCAGTCCCATACCATCAATGGGTAGTCCGGGGTGTGGTTGGCCTCCGGTCATGGCTGTGGTACGGTTGTCCAGGATTACCAGGACGAAGTTGGCTTTATTGTGCACTGCGTTGAGGAGAGGTGGTATACCGGCATGGAAAAAGGTAGAGTCACCTATGAAACTCACCACAGTTTGGTCCGTGGCTTTGGAGAACCCGCAGCTAGTTCCAATGGAGGAACCCATGGATAACAGGTAATCTGCTGTTTGGTAGGGGCGTTCAATACCCAGGGTGTAACAGCCAATATCAGTGGGAAAGATCACATCAGTTATATTCAGTTCTTCTGCTGCCTTCTTAACCTCGAAGTATGCTGCACGGTGGGGGCAACCCGGGCACAGTGTGGCCGGTCTTTTGGGAAGCCCCAGGGAAGTTTTATCATCTTCAGGGGGCATTTCCAACCCCATCATCCGGCCCACTCCTCCCAGCACTATATCTGGACTGTACTCGTATATCATGGGTAGAGTTCCGTCTAATTTACCGTGAACAGTTTTATCAAGATGGTGTTTACCCACAATTGCCAGCACCTCTTTTTCCATTATGGGGTCAACCTCTTCCACCAC from Methanobacterium formicicum harbors:
- a CDS encoding phenylacetate--CoA ligase family protein, translating into MMWNEEVESKSREEMKKLQLERLQAVVNYAYENVPYYKKRFDEQGVKPQDIKTLEDIQKLPFTTKDDLRAAYPFGMFAVPQREIVEVHTSSGTTGKPTVSGYTRKDLETWSEVMARGLTMFGVDEDDIIQNTHGYGLFTGGFGVHYGAQNIGATVIPISTGQTRRQIEIMKDFQTSVLIVTPSYGLYLAEVAEEEGVTPDDLNLKSIGFGAEMWTEEMRQELQKRFNAPAYNIYGLTEIMGPGIALECPVQDGLHVMEDHFYPEIIDSETQEVLDDGEKGELVLTNLTREGMPIIRFRTKDVTSLQREPCSCGRTMVKMDRITGRTDDMLKIRGVAVFPSQIEKALLKMDGIEPHYQIIATRPHHLDELEVRVETSPKLFSDEVKELVGIKKKIEGYIHNEIGLRVKVTLVEPKTLPRSEGKAVRVIDKRELNSD
- a CDS encoding sodium:solute symporter family protein — protein: MDLMVLTVVVLIFLLINGYVGYIAWRRTKSADDYMVAGRETHPFIMALSYGATFISTAAIVGFGGVAANYGMGILWLVFLNILVGIFIAFVFFGKRTRRMGHNLSALTFPEFLSRRFNSRFIQYFSGAVIFIGMPIYASVVLVGMARFVETTLQLDYNIALVVMAAIVAIYVIFGGIRGVMYTDALQGSIMFFGMIFLLGAIYWMLGGVVDANQALTNLVNIVPANTTAAATATGFTGWTSMPALGSTFWWTLVSSLIMGVGIGVLSQPQLVVRFMTVKSNRELNRAVLIGGVFIFVMTFGAYVVGSLSNVYFFQTTGQTAVQAAGGNLDKVIPTFIAAAMPLWFAYLFMVALLSAAMSTLSANFHVQGTAFGRDIYETIVNKTGISSVRVARIGIVIAVIIAVIMGFVLPASVVAVGTSMWFGITAAAFLAIYVAAVYWKRATKEGAIAGLLSGTLVSLFWIIFGYKKTAEPLGISKALMGHSTIITSVPWPTVDPMVIALPVAIIATIVVSLLTKPPEKEFVDKCFEGIDTAKGK
- a CDS encoding indolepyruvate oxidoreductase subunit beta, which encodes MNPYNIYISGVGGQGIIKTSVIMGEAAMQSGLSVVVGEIHGMSQRGGVVSTQMKIGDSHSPLIEEGKTDLLLAFEPLEALRAMNMINEDSYVVVNTSTIYPFNIRQSEHPYPELSTMLDELESQAKKVIALDADGIAKGAGHILAMNMVMLGAAAAIPGFPVDKETIIKSMQDNLPEKSIPINLEAFEEGFKFCLQNL
- a CDS encoding MBL fold metallo-hydrolase, producing the protein MKIQPFLYKKSDKKTWDDVFQSPCPVEVESLKTGTVLINRKGTINPHHPLSGDVTSEELEVPILAHWVHHPEKGDFLLDVGLDSSYFADSRGGLEGTEVDEYQQDRHENIAYHLKINNINPQMVFLSHLHSDHAAGVRELSKNIPYITGKGEYQEYQPQIHGDFLEGMEELVEIDYSQAPVMPLLGASVDLLGDGSLWAIHTPGHTPGHSSFLVNGLEGPVLLAMDAAFIPENLEMGVAPSDYTWNVDLAQKSLEKIIEFLGEYPQVRVVAGHELLKMF
- the iorA gene encoding indolepyruvate ferredoxin oxidoreductase subunit alpha translates to MNIKEILTRKEKDKLFLMGNEAAVRGALEAGVSVASTYPGTPSSEIGNVLSVLAEEAGMYFEFSVNEKVALEVAAAAAASGLRSFTFMKHVGLNVASDSLMSVAYTGVRGGMVILTADDPSMFSSQNEQDNRHYARLANLPLLEASSPQEVKDLMKYAYQLSEEFELPVILRTTTRVSHMRGVVELGPLKKAPTKGHFDKDPQRFVPVPESARVMHRNLVEKMAEIGVLSNNSSLNHPLSRGSQVGIITSGSAFNYVMDVVEEYNLPVNVLKITFSHPFPEKKVLEFMDNLEMVLVVEEVDPIMEKEVLAIVGKHHLDKTVHGKLDGTLPMIYEYSPDIVLGGVGRMMGLEMPPEDDKTSLGLPKRPATLCPGCPHRAAYFEVKKAAEELNITDVIFPTDIGCYTLGIERPYQTADYLLSMGSSIGTSCGFSKATDQTVVSFIGDSTFFHAGIPPLLNAVHNKANFVLVILDNRTTAMTGGQPHPGLPIDGMGLEAPEIFIPAMVKACGVEMVETINPLNVRNSRESFKKALQYEGVAVVISQYPCMLIKGRKETGKNIVIDVQDDKCTNCDTCVLELTCPAIYTSEDGKIRIDPLMCRKCNVCVQTCPEKAIRAKRIDVEKGRNKQ
- a CDS encoding ACT domain-containing protein, encoding MKIKQLSIFLENKKGRMRNALDVLADAGFNIRALSIADTSDFGILRLIVPEPDKAQSILEDNNFVVKMGYVIAVEMSDQPGGLSTILGILDDSDINLDYLYAFVDEKEERAIVLLHPEDIDAGVKALEKGGATVIPPEEVYDW
- a CDS encoding PsbP-related protein, which produces MSEDGPPRLRRPENGNGKRDSSKLGKARADIKEKVSSLKLKKGETSLSSKVSSFKPNKISTGKHEKEGPRKLRVPHTQADKKSSSKDIRTKFLKTIGQKPIWSIIGIIILIILVAGTALWITGDKNQTNISNNTTQHVVNSTNHYNNGNISFDYPAGWNVTNGTSSSLIVSVSQDENNSFSIFEEELLTRNFTYRVAKWRSNVLEKGIIYYEGDLTIDNVTAYELEANYKPGDKVFTTRGIALQKNNTAYFIIFVFDKALLDYKSEMDTVINSFHVNA